A portion of the Pseudomonas koreensis genome contains these proteins:
- a CDS encoding amino acid ABC transporter permease translates to MKQKKAQWPWHVLTVLVLVGLAGALYYATSLMSYEWRWNRVPQYFAYQAEETQRAADISTVTELVRKGSSAEVTLRNDAGDEQRLTVDENSLQFAQGDDVAEGDVVGVTRHWAAGPLLWGLWTTLWLSLVSGVLGLLIGLVTGLCRLSSNPTLRDLSTIYVELVRGTPLLVQIFIFYFFIGTVMNLSREFAGIAALSLFTGAYVAEIIRSGVQSIARGQNEAARSLGLSAGQSMRHVVLPQAFKRVLPPLAGQFISLVKDTSLVSVIAITELLKSGREVITTSFSPFEILFCVAGLYLLINLPLSKIASRLERRLAQSD, encoded by the coding sequence ATGAAACAGAAAAAAGCCCAATGGCCCTGGCACGTCCTCACCGTGCTGGTGCTGGTCGGCTTGGCGGGCGCGTTGTATTACGCCACGTCGCTGATGTCCTACGAATGGCGCTGGAATCGCGTGCCGCAGTACTTCGCCTACCAGGCAGAAGAAACCCAGCGCGCCGCGGATATTTCCACCGTCACCGAACTGGTGCGCAAGGGCAGCAGTGCCGAGGTCACGCTGCGCAACGATGCCGGTGACGAGCAGCGCCTGACCGTCGACGAAAACAGCCTGCAATTCGCTCAGGGCGACGATGTTGCTGAAGGCGATGTCGTCGGCGTGACCCGGCATTGGGCGGCAGGACCGCTGTTGTGGGGACTGTGGACGACGTTGTGGCTGTCGCTGGTGTCTGGCGTGCTCGGCTTGCTGATTGGTCTGGTCACCGGCCTGTGCCGGCTGTCGAGCAACCCGACTCTCCGCGACCTGTCGACGATTTACGTCGAACTGGTCCGTGGCACACCGCTGCTGGTGCAGATCTTCATTTTCTATTTCTTCATCGGCACGGTGATGAACCTGTCCCGCGAGTTCGCCGGGATCGCCGCGCTGTCGTTGTTCACTGGCGCCTACGTGGCGGAGATCATCCGTTCCGGCGTGCAATCGATCGCCCGTGGTCAGAACGAGGCGGCGCGCTCGCTCGGTCTGAGCGCCGGCCAGTCGATGCGCCACGTGGTCCTGCCGCAGGCGTTCAAGCGGGTGCTGCCGCCGCTGGCCGGGCAGTTCATCAGTCTGGTCAAGGACACGTCGCTGGTGTCGGTGATCGCCATCACCGAGCTGCTGAAAAGCGGTCGGGAAGTCATCACCACCTCATTTTCGCCTTTCGAAATCCTGTTCTGCGTTGCCGGCCTGTACCTGTTGATCAACCTGCCGCTGTCGAAGATCGCCAGCCGGCTTGAGCGGAGGCTCGCGCAAAGTGATTGA
- a CDS encoding methyl-accepting chemotaxis protein, whose amino-acid sequence MQSMTQGLRELIGGISDGVTQIASAAEELSAVTEQTSAGVNNQKVETDQVATAMNEMAATVQEVARNAEEASEAAVAADQQAREGDKVVGEAIAQIERLAIEVGHSTEAMGELKRESDKIGSVLDVIKSVAQQTNLLALNAAIEAARAGEAGRGFAVVADEVRSLAQRTQKSTEEIEELIVGLQNGTQQVATIMDNSRSLTDSSVELTRRAGGSLESITRTVSAIQAMNQQIAAAAEQQSAVAEEINRSVLNVRDVSDQTSAASEETAASSVELARLGTHLQMLVGRFKV is encoded by the coding sequence ATGCAAAGCATGACCCAGGGCCTGCGCGAATTGATCGGCGGCATCAGCGACGGCGTCACGCAGATCGCCAGCGCCGCCGAAGAACTTTCGGCCGTGACCGAGCAGACCAGCGCCGGGGTCAACAATCAGAAGGTCGAGACCGATCAGGTCGCCACCGCCATGAACGAAATGGCCGCCACCGTGCAGGAAGTCGCGCGCAACGCTGAAGAAGCTTCGGAAGCCGCTGTCGCTGCCGACCAACAGGCCCGTGAGGGCGACAAGGTCGTCGGCGAAGCCATCGCCCAGATCGAGCGTCTGGCGATCGAGGTCGGGCATTCCACCGAAGCCATGGGCGAGCTCAAGCGCGAAAGCGACAAGATCGGCAGCGTCCTCGACGTGATCAAGTCGGTCGCCCAGCAAACCAACCTGCTGGCGCTCAATGCCGCCATCGAGGCCGCCCGTGCCGGTGAAGCCGGGCGTGGTTTCGCCGTGGTTGCCGATGAAGTGCGCAGCCTCGCCCAGCGCACGCAGAAGTCCACAGAAGAGATCGAAGAGCTGATCGTCGGCCTGCAAAACGGCACTCAGCAAGTGGCGACGATCATGGACAACAGCCGCAGCCTCACCGACAGCAGCGTCGAACTGACCCGTCGCGCCGGTGGCTCACTGGAAAGCATCACCCGCACCGTCTCGGCGATCCAGGCGATGAACCAGCAGATCGCCGCAGCCGCCGAGCAGCAGAGCGCCGTGGCCGAAGAGATCAACCGCAGCGTGCTGAATGTGCGCGATGTGTCGGATCAGACCTCGGCGGCGAGTGAAGAGACCGCCGCATCCAGCGTTGAACTGGCGCGGTTGGGCACGCATCTGCAGATGCTGGTGGGTCGATTCAAGGTTTAA
- the tatB gene encoding Sec-independent protein translocase protein TatB, with translation MFGISFSELLLVGLVALLVLGPERLPGAARTAGLWVGRLKRSFNAIKQEVEREIGADEIRRQLHNEHILSLEQEARKIFNPNQQEPTPVEHVGEQTIHSAAAPTAPAPAPAPVVTPPAPAPVAADTSVEHVAPTAAPTTPAPHDTTLPPRAP, from the coding sequence ATGTTTGGTATCAGCTTCTCTGAACTGCTGCTCGTCGGCCTCGTTGCCCTGCTGGTGCTCGGCCCCGAGCGTCTGCCGGGCGCTGCGCGCACCGCCGGTCTGTGGGTCGGCCGCCTGAAGCGCAGCTTCAACGCGATCAAGCAGGAAGTTGAACGTGAAATCGGCGCCGACGAGATCCGTCGGCAACTGCACAACGAACATATTCTGTCGCTGGAGCAGGAGGCGCGGAAGATTTTCAATCCGAACCAGCAGGAGCCGACGCCGGTCGAGCATGTAGGCGAGCAGACGATTCACAGCGCTGCCGCTCCGACTGCACCTGCACCTGCACCTGCACCGGTTGTAACACCGCCAGCACCGGCGCCGGTTGCCGCAGACACATCGGTTGAACACGTAGCTCCCACCGCCGCGCCGACTACACCTGCGCCTCACGACACCACTTTGCCGCCGCGAGCCCCATGA
- a CDS encoding 16S rRNA (uracil(1498)-N(3))-methyltransferase, with protein MNLLLLEEADFIAADRVVLRDRRLTHMQEVHRSEVGDSLRVGRINGLMGSAELLRLEACEAELRVSLDQPPPAKLPLTLVLALPRPKMLRRVFQTVATMGVAKVILVNSYRVEKSFWQTPFLDPEAIREQLILGLEQARDTVLPEIIIEKRFKPFVEDRLPAVTEGTLGLVGHPGNFPPCPRALSEPVTLAIGPEGGWIPYEIDLLAKSGLQPVQLGERILRVETAVTALLARLF; from the coding sequence ATGAACCTGCTGCTGCTCGAAGAGGCCGACTTCATTGCGGCCGACCGCGTGGTCCTGCGCGATCGCCGCCTGACCCATATGCAGGAAGTCCATCGCTCGGAAGTCGGCGACAGCCTGCGTGTCGGGCGCATCAACGGGCTGATGGGTTCGGCCGAGTTGCTGCGCCTGGAGGCATGCGAAGCGGAACTGCGTGTCAGCCTCGATCAGCCACCGCCGGCCAAACTGCCGCTGACCCTGGTACTGGCCCTGCCCCGGCCGAAAATGCTCCGCCGCGTGTTCCAGACCGTCGCGACCATGGGCGTGGCCAAGGTGATTCTGGTCAACAGTTACCGCGTGGAGAAAAGCTTCTGGCAAACGCCATTTCTGGATCCGGAAGCGATTCGTGAGCAGTTGATCCTGGGGCTCGAACAGGCTCGCGATACGGTGCTGCCGGAGATCATCATCGAGAAGCGTTTCAAGCCTTTCGTCGAGGATCGACTGCCGGCGGTCACCGAGGGCACCCTCGGCCTGGTCGGCCATCCCGGCAACTTCCCACCGTGCCCCCGCGCCCTCAGCGAACCGGTGACGTTGGCCATCGGCCCCGAGGGTGGCTGGATTCCCTATGAAATCGATCTACTGGCCAAATCCGGCCTGCAACCGGTGCAATTGGGTGAGCGCATTCTGCGCGTCGAAACCGCCGTCACCGCCCTGCTCGCGCGCCTGTTCTGA
- a CDS encoding glucan biosynthesis protein G — MSAKRMRSALVAGSALLCLLSAGQLWAFNLDDVSAKAKELAGQKFEAPRSNLPNEFREMKFADYQKIRFLTEKAEWADQKTPFKLSFYHQGMHFDTPVKINEITANTVSEIKYDPSRFDFGDLKFDPKATEQLGYAGFRVLYPINKADKQDEIMTMLGASYFRVVGKGHTYGLSARGLAIDTALPSGEEFPRFREFWIQQPKPGDKHLVIFALLDSPRATGAYRLILRPGSDTIVDVKAQMFLRDKVGKLGIAPLTSMFLFGANQPSKVLNYRRELHDSSGLSIHAGNGEWIWRPLNNPKHLAVSNFSVENPRGFGLLQRGRDFSHYEDLDDRYDKRPSAWIEPKGEWGKGTVDLVEIPTADETNDNIVAFWSPEKMPEPGQPLDFAYRMHWTMDEAAIHAPDSAWVAQTLRSTGDVKQSNLIRQPDGSVAYLVDFEGPSLAALTPDADVRSQVSVGDNAELVENSVRYNPETKGWRLTLRMKIKDASKATEMRAALVQPVVTADLAKSVPASNSSVAKADKVAAKQQEKLDKEAKAAEAKQAEAKPAADAKDKANKDAKQPVAADAAPATPESAPTEEVLTETWSYQLPADE; from the coding sequence ATGTCTGCCAAACGCATGCGAAGTGCTCTGGTAGCGGGTTCGGCGCTCCTGTGCCTGCTCAGCGCCGGTCAGCTTTGGGCGTTCAATCTTGACGACGTATCGGCCAAGGCCAAAGAGCTGGCCGGGCAGAAGTTCGAAGCCCCGCGCAGCAACCTGCCGAACGAATTCCGCGAAATGAAGTTCGCGGACTACCAGAAGATCCGCTTCCTCACCGAAAAGGCTGAGTGGGCCGATCAGAAGACGCCGTTCAAGCTCTCCTTCTATCACCAGGGTATGCACTTCGATACGCCGGTGAAAATCAACGAAATCACCGCGAACACCGTCTCCGAGATCAAATACGATCCGAGCCGCTTCGATTTCGGCGACCTGAAATTCGATCCGAAAGCCACCGAACAACTGGGCTACGCCGGTTTCCGTGTGCTGTACCCGATCAACAAGGCCGACAAGCAAGACGAGATCATGACCATGCTCGGCGCGAGTTACTTCCGCGTCGTCGGCAAGGGCCACACCTATGGTCTGTCGGCCCGTGGTCTGGCGATCGATACCGCGCTGCCGTCGGGTGAAGAATTCCCGCGTTTCCGCGAGTTCTGGATCCAGCAGCCGAAGCCCGGCGACAAGCACCTGGTGATCTTCGCCCTGCTCGATTCGCCGCGCGCCACCGGTGCCTATCGGCTGATCCTGCGTCCGGGCAGCGACACCATCGTCGACGTCAAGGCGCAGATGTTCCTGCGTGACAAGGTCGGCAAACTGGGCATCGCGCCGCTGACCAGCATGTTCCTGTTCGGCGCCAACCAGCCGTCGAAAGTCCTCAACTACCGTCGTGAACTGCACGACTCCAGCGGTCTGTCGATCCATGCCGGCAACGGCGAGTGGATCTGGCGTCCGCTGAACAACCCTAAACATCTGGCCGTGAGCAACTTCAGCGTCGAGAACCCGCGTGGTTTCGGCCTGCTGCAGCGTGGCCGCGACTTCAGCCACTACGAAGACCTCGACGATCGATACGACAAGCGCCCAAGCGCCTGGATCGAGCCGAAGGGCGAGTGGGGCAAGGGCACCGTCGATCTGGTAGAGATTCCGACCGCTGACGAAACCAACGACAACATCGTTGCGTTCTGGAGCCCGGAAAAAATGCCTGAGCCGGGCCAGCCGCTGGACTTCGCCTATCGCATGCACTGGACCATGGACGAAGCAGCAATCCACGCGCCGGACAGCGCCTGGGTGGCGCAGACCCTGCGTTCGACCGGTGACGTCAAGCAATCGAACCTGATCCGTCAGCCGGATGGCAGCGTTGCCTATCTGGTCGACTTCGAAGGCCCGTCGCTGGCGGCCCTGACGCCGGACGCCGACGTGCGCAGTCAGGTCAGCGTCGGCGACAACGCCGAACTGGTCGAGAACAGCGTGCGCTACAACCCGGAAACCAAGGGCTGGCGCTTGACCCTGCGAATGAAGATCAAGGACGCCAGCAAGGCGACCGAGATGCGCGCCGCACTGGTTCAGCCGGTGGTCACCGCGGATCTGGCCAAATCGGTGCCGGCTTCCAACTCGTCGGTCGCCAAGGCTGACAAGGTTGCCGCCAAGCAACAGGAGAAACTCGACAAGGAAGCGAAGGCCGCCGAAGCCAAACAGGCTGAAGCCAAGCCGGCAGCCGATGCCAAGGACAAGGCCAACAAAGACGCCAAGCAGCCAGTCGCTGCCGACGCGGCCCCAGCCACACCGGAATCGGCGCCGACTGAAGAAGTCCTGACCGAGACCTGGAGCTATCAGTTGCCTGCCGATGAGTAA
- a CDS encoding phosphoribosyl-ATP diphosphatase → MSDTLTRLAEVLEERKGAAADSSYVASLYHKGLNKILEKVGEESVETIIAAKDAAISGDCSDVIYETADLWFHSMVMLAQLGQHPQAVLDELDRRFGLSGHVEKASRPSA, encoded by the coding sequence ATGAGTGACACCCTGACCCGTCTGGCTGAAGTGCTCGAAGAGCGCAAAGGCGCAGCCGCCGACAGTTCGTATGTCGCCAGCCTGTATCACAAGGGGCTGAACAAGATTCTGGAGAAAGTCGGCGAAGAGTCGGTCGAAACCATTATTGCCGCCAAGGATGCCGCCATCAGCGGCGACTGCAGTGATGTGATCTACGAGACCGCCGACCTGTGGTTCCACAGCATGGTCATGCTCGCCCAACTGGGGCAGCATCCGCAGGCCGTGCTGGATGAACTGGACCGTCGCTTCGGCCTGTCCGGACACGTCGAGAAAGCCTCGCGTCCGTCCGCCTGA
- a CDS encoding amino acid ABC transporter ATP-binding protein, with the protein MIEVRDLVKVFDTRGQVVRAVDNVSTTVAKGEVLVVIGPSGSGKSTFLRCLNGLEEFDSGSVSIDGLQLADAKTDVNAYRREVGMVFQHFNLFPHMTVLENLCLAQKVVRKRGKKEREAKAMALLEKVGIAQKAHEFPSRLSGGQQQRVAIARALAMEPKVMLFDEPTSALDPEMVGEVLDVMKNLAVEGMTMVCVTHEMGFAREVADRVLFFDHGKLLEDAAPAQFFDAPKDPRAQAFLRQVL; encoded by the coding sequence GTGATTGAAGTTCGCGATCTGGTAAAAGTCTTCGACACCCGTGGGCAGGTTGTGCGCGCGGTGGATAACGTCAGCACGACGGTGGCCAAGGGCGAAGTGCTGGTGGTGATCGGCCCGTCGGGTTCCGGCAAGTCGACCTTCCTGCGTTGCCTCAATGGTCTGGAGGAATTTGATTCCGGTTCGGTGAGCATCGATGGCCTGCAACTGGCCGACGCGAAAACCGACGTCAACGCCTACCGCCGCGAAGTCGGCATGGTTTTCCAGCATTTCAACCTGTTCCCGCACATGACCGTGCTGGAAAACCTCTGTCTGGCGCAGAAAGTCGTGCGCAAGCGCGGCAAGAAAGAACGCGAAGCCAAGGCCATGGCGTTGCTGGAAAAGGTCGGCATTGCACAGAAGGCTCACGAATTTCCGTCACGCCTGTCCGGCGGTCAGCAACAGCGCGTGGCGATTGCCCGGGCGTTGGCGATGGAGCCGAAGGTGATGTTGTTCGATGAGCCGACCTCGGCGCTCGATCCGGAAATGGTCGGCGAAGTGCTCGACGTGATGAAGAACCTGGCCGTGGAAGGCATGACCATGGTCTGCGTGACCCATGAAATGGGTTTCGCTCGGGAAGTAGCGGATCGGGTGTTGTTCTTCGATCACGGCAAGTTGCTTGAAGATGCAGCGCCGGCGCAGTTCTTCGATGCACCGAAGGATCCGCGGGCTCAGGCCTTTCTAAGACAGGTTCTTTAA
- a CDS encoding transporter substrate-binding domain-containing protein codes for MKKYLSMLLVGVTALVAVNAAQAGAIDEAVKRGSLKVGMDPTYMPFEMTNKRGEIIGFEVDILKAMTKAMGVKLELVSTGYDGIIPALMTDKFDMIGSGMTLTQERNLRLNFSDPFIVVGQTLLIRKELEGTIKSYKDLNTADYRITSKLGTTGEMVARKLISKAKYHGYDNEQEAVLDVVNGKADAFIYDAPYNVVALNKVGAGKLVFLDKPFTYEPLAFGLKKGDYDSLNFINNFLHQIHEDGTYDRIHDKWFKSTEWLKDME; via the coding sequence ATGAAGAAGTATCTGTCGATGCTGCTGGTCGGCGTCACGGCACTGGTTGCAGTCAATGCGGCGCAGGCCGGCGCTATCGATGAAGCGGTAAAGCGCGGCTCGCTGAAAGTCGGCATGGACCCGACCTACATGCCGTTCGAGATGACCAACAAACGTGGCGAAATCATCGGTTTCGAAGTCGATATCCTCAAGGCCATGACCAAGGCCATGGGCGTCAAGCTCGAGCTGGTCTCGACCGGTTACGACGGCATCATCCCGGCGCTGATGACCGACAAGTTCGACATGATCGGCAGCGGTATGACCCTCACCCAGGAGCGCAATCTGCGCCTGAACTTCAGCGATCCGTTCATCGTCGTCGGCCAGACCCTGCTGATCCGCAAGGAGCTGGAAGGCACCATCAAGTCCTACAAAGACCTGAACACGGCTGACTACCGCATCACCTCCAAGCTCGGCACCACCGGCGAAATGGTCGCCAGGAAGCTGATCTCCAAAGCCAAGTACCACGGCTACGACAACGAGCAGGAAGCCGTGCTCGACGTGGTCAATGGCAAGGCTGACGCCTTTATCTACGACGCGCCGTACAACGTCGTTGCGCTGAACAAGGTCGGCGCCGGCAAACTGGTGTTTCTCGACAAGCCGTTCACCTACGAGCCGCTGGCCTTCGGTCTGAAGAAGGGCGATTACGATAGCCTTAACTTCATCAACAACTTCCTGCACCAGATCCACGAAGACGGCACCTACGATCGCATCCATGACAAGTGGTTCAAGAGCACCGAGTGGCTCAAGGACATGGAATAA
- a CDS encoding twin-arginine translocase TatA/TatE family subunit gives MGIFDWKHWVVILIVVVLVFGTKKLKNLGTDVGESIKGFRKAMNDDEKPTEPNVTPPAQPVPPVQPQTTAQANPPHTIDVQAQKVEEPIRKDV, from the coding sequence ATGGGCATTTTTGACTGGAAACACTGGGTCGTCATTCTGATTGTCGTGGTGCTGGTGTTCGGTACCAAGAAACTGAAAAACCTCGGCACCGACGTTGGCGAATCGATCAAGGGCTTTCGCAAAGCCATGAATGACGACGAAAAACCGACCGAGCCGAACGTGACCCCGCCAGCGCAGCCCGTGCCACCGGTGCAGCCGCAAACCACCGCTCAGGCCAACCCGCCGCACACCATCGACGTGCAGGCGCAGAAAGTCGAAGAGCCGATCCGCAAAGACGTGTGA
- the tatC gene encoding twin-arginine translocase subunit TatC, whose protein sequence is MSDLPENDQHMPLVSHLTELRTRLLRCVAAIFIIFAGLFAFTQQIYTFVSTPLRQYLPVGATMIATDVSSPFLTPLKLTMMVSLFLAIPVILHQIWGFIAPGLYKHEKRVAVPLLISSILLFYIGMAFAYYFVFPLIFKFFAAATPAGVEMMTDIASYLDFVMTLFFAFGVAFEIPVAVVLLVWIGVVDVKYLKKIRPYVIIGCFVVGMILTPPDIFSQTLLAVPMWMLFEIGILFGALVSKRERPDETPADDHNDQPPATQA, encoded by the coding sequence ATGAGCGATCTTCCGGAAAACGACCAGCACATGCCGCTGGTTTCGCATCTCACCGAGTTGCGCACCCGCCTGCTGCGTTGCGTGGCGGCGATCTTCATCATTTTTGCCGGGCTGTTCGCCTTTACCCAGCAGATCTATACCTTCGTCTCGACGCCGCTGCGCCAGTACCTGCCGGTCGGCGCGACGATGATCGCCACCGACGTGTCGTCGCCATTCCTGACGCCGCTGAAGCTGACGATGATGGTTTCGCTGTTTCTTGCGATTCCGGTGATCCTGCACCAGATCTGGGGCTTTATCGCGCCGGGTCTGTACAAGCATGAAAAACGCGTCGCGGTACCGCTGCTGATCTCCAGCATCCTGCTGTTCTACATCGGCATGGCGTTCGCCTATTACTTCGTCTTTCCGCTGATCTTCAAGTTCTTCGCCGCCGCCACCCCGGCCGGCGTGGAAATGATGACCGACATCGCCAGCTACCTCGATTTTGTGATGACGCTGTTCTTCGCCTTCGGCGTGGCGTTCGAGATTCCGGTGGCCGTGGTGCTGCTGGTGTGGATCGGCGTGGTCGACGTCAAATACCTGAAGAAGATCCGCCCGTACGTGATCATCGGCTGCTTCGTGGTGGGCATGATCCTGACGCCGCCGGACATCTTCTCGCAGACCCTGCTGGCCGTGCCGATGTGGATGCTGTTCGAGATCGGCATCCTCTTCGGCGCGCTGGTCAGCAAGCGCGAACGCCCGGACGAAACGCCGGCCGACGACCACAACGACCAGCCGCCAGCGACCCAGGCATGA
- the mdoH gene encoding glucans biosynthesis glucosyltransferase MdoH: MSNSHVQPETLSEYLAHLPMTDEQRAELAGCQSFSELHERLSSSTFDAPAEAAQASVGKRLTLSTAEELAEAEMLVLDSSGRVSLKATPPIRRTKVVPEPWRTNILVRGWRRMTGRTNPPQPPKDANVLPAARWRTVGSIRRYILLLLMLGQTIVAGWYMKGIMPYQGWSFVDLDEVLHQPLLQTATQVLPYALQTSILILFGILFCWVSAGFWTALMGFLELLTGHDKYRISGKSAGNEPIPKDARTALVMPICNEDVPRVFAGLRATFESVAATGDLDRFDFFVLSDSNDTDICVAEQQAWLDVCREAKGFGKIFYRRRRRRVKRKSGNLDDFCRRWGGDYKYMVVLDADSVMSGECLTSLVRLMEATPDAGIIQTAPRASGMDTLYARMQQFATRVYGPLFTAGLHFWQLGESHYWGHNAIIRMKPFIDHCALAPLPGKGAFSGAILSHDFVEAALMRRAGWGVWIAYDLPGSYEELPPNLLDELKRDRRWCHGNLMNFRLFLVKGMHPVHRAVFLTGVMSYLSAPLWFFFLVLSTALLAVNTLMEPQYFLEPRQLYPLWPQWHPDKAIALFSTTIVLLFLPKLLSIILIWAKGAKEFGGKFKVTLSMLLEMLFSMLLAPVRMIFHTRFVLAAFLGWAATWNSPQRDDDSTPWSEAVKRHGPQTLLGFFWALLVIWLNPSFLWWLVPIVGSLMLSIPVSVISSRVGLGLKSRDESLFLIPEEYNPPQALLATDQYTHENRYHALNDGFVRAVVDPQQNALACSLATSRHGHAEPIEWLRQERVRHAIKVGPSGLNNHDRLQLLSDPVALARLHEQVWAEGLAEWLDAWRASVKADPHAPLLPLRPVSLQAQPA; encoded by the coding sequence ATGAGTAACTCACACGTACAGCCAGAGACTCTGTCCGAGTATCTGGCGCATCTGCCGATGACCGACGAGCAACGCGCGGAACTCGCGGGTTGCCAGTCGTTCAGCGAGCTGCATGAACGCCTGTCGTCCTCGACATTCGACGCCCCTGCCGAAGCCGCCCAGGCTTCGGTGGGCAAGCGCCTGACCCTGAGCACTGCCGAAGAACTGGCCGAAGCGGAAATGCTGGTGCTCGACTCCAGCGGTCGGGTCAGCCTCAAGGCGACCCCGCCGATCCGCCGTACCAAGGTCGTGCCGGAGCCGTGGCGCACCAACATTCTGGTGCGTGGCTGGCGCCGTATGACCGGGCGCACCAACCCGCCGCAACCACCGAAGGACGCCAACGTCCTGCCGGCCGCGCGCTGGCGCACCGTCGGTTCGATCCGTCGCTACATCCTGTTGCTGCTGATGCTCGGCCAGACCATCGTCGCCGGCTGGTACATGAAGGGCATCATGCCTTACCAGGGCTGGTCGTTCGTCGATCTCGATGAAGTCCTGCATCAACCGCTGCTGCAAACCGCTACGCAAGTGCTGCCGTATGCGCTGCAAACCAGCATCCTGATTCTGTTCGGGATTCTGTTCTGCTGGGTGTCCGCCGGTTTCTGGACCGCGCTGATGGGCTTCCTCGAGTTGCTCACCGGTCACGATAAATACCGTATTTCCGGGAAAAGCGCCGGTAACGAGCCGATTCCGAAAGATGCGCGTACTGCGCTGGTGATGCCAATCTGCAACGAAGACGTGCCGCGTGTATTCGCCGGTCTGCGTGCGACGTTTGAATCGGTCGCCGCGACCGGTGATCTGGATCGCTTCGACTTTTTCGTCCTCAGCGACAGTAACGACACCGATATCTGCGTCGCCGAACAGCAGGCCTGGCTGGACGTCTGCCGCGAAGCCAAGGGCTTCGGCAAGATCTTCTATCGCCGCCGTCGCCGTCGTGTGAAGCGCAAGAGCGGCAACCTCGACGACTTCTGCCGTCGTTGGGGCGGTGACTACAAGTACATGGTCGTGCTCGACGCCGACTCGGTGATGAGCGGCGAATGCCTGACCAGTCTGGTGCGCCTGATGGAAGCCACGCCGGACGCCGGGATCATCCAGACCGCGCCGCGTGCGTCGGGCATGGACACCCTGTATGCGCGCATGCAGCAGTTCGCTACCCGTGTGTATGGCCCGCTGTTCACTGCCGGCCTGCACTTCTGGCAGTTGGGTGAATCCCACTATTGGGGTCACAACGCGATCATTCGCATGAAGCCGTTCATCGACCACTGCGCCCTGGCGCCGTTGCCGGGCAAGGGCGCGTTCTCCGGTGCGATCCTTTCCCACGACTTCGTTGAAGCTGCGCTAATGCGCCGTGCCGGTTGGGGCGTGTGGATTGCCTACGATCTGCCGGGCAGCTACGAAGAACTACCGCCGAACCTGCTCGATGAGCTCAAGCGTGACCGTCGCTGGTGCCACGGCAACCTGATGAACTTCCGCCTGTTCCTGGTCAAGGGCATGCACCCGGTACACCGTGCGGTGTTCCTGACCGGCGTGATGTCCTACCTGTCGGCGCCGTTGTGGTTCTTCTTCCTCGTGTTGTCGACTGCGCTGCTGGCGGTGAACACGTTGATGGAGCCGCAATACTTCCTCGAACCGCGCCAGCTCTATCCGCTGTGGCCTCAATGGCACCCGGACAAAGCCATTGCGCTGTTCTCGACGACCATCGTGCTGCTGTTCCTGCCGAAGCTGTTGAGCATCATCCTGATCTGGGCCAAGGGCGCGAAAGAGTTCGGCGGCAAGTTCAAGGTGACCTTGTCGATGCTGCTGGAGATGTTGTTCTCCATGCTGCTGGCGCCGGTGCGGATGATTTTCCACACCCGCTTCGTCCTCGCCGCGTTCCTCGGCTGGGCCGCGACCTGGAACTCGCCGCAGCGTGACGACGACTCGACGCCGTGGAGCGAAGCGGTCAAGCGCCATGGTCCGCAGACATTGCTGGGCTTCTTCTGGGCGCTGCTGGTGATCTGGCTGAACCCGAGCTTCTTGTGGTGGCTGGTGCCGATCGTCGGTTCGCTGATGCTGTCGATCCCGGTGTCGGTGATCTCCAGCCGCGTCGGTCTGGGCCTGAAGTCCCGTGACGAGAGCCTGTTCCTCATTCCTGAGGAATACAATCCGCCACAGGCGCTGCTGGCGACCGATCAGTACACCCACGAGAACCGTTATCACGCCCTCAACGACGGCTTCGTCCGCGCCGTGGTCGACCCGCAGCAGAACGCCCTGGCGTGCTCGCTGGCGACTTCGCGTCACGGTCACGCCGAGCCGATCGAGTGGCTACGTCAGGAGCGCGTGCGTCACGCGATCAAGGTCGGCCCGTCCGGGCTGAACAACCATGATCGCCTGCAACTGCTCAGCGACCCTGTTGCACTGGCACGCCTGCATGAGCAGGTCTGGGCCGAAGGTCTCGCCGAGTGGCTGGACGCCTGGCGCGCCTCGGTGAAAGCCGATCCGCATGCGCCGTTGCTGCCGTTGCGACCGGTGAGCCTGCAGGCTCAGCCGGCCTGA